One part of the Halopenitus persicus genome encodes these proteins:
- the pfdA gene encoding prefoldin subunit alpha, which yields MGGGGQQELQQLSQELQALEEQITALEEEVQSYREEQTEIDEAVEAIETLETGSTIQVPLGGGAHVRAEVQDIDEVVVSLGGNYAAEQEQDAAIDSLRTKQDALDDRIEETQAEIDELEDESSELEQQAQQMQQQMQQQQMQQLQQQADDE from the coding sequence ATGGGCGGCGGCGGACAGCAGGAACTCCAGCAGCTCTCCCAGGAACTCCAGGCGCTCGAGGAGCAGATCACGGCCCTGGAGGAGGAGGTACAGTCCTACCGCGAGGAACAAACCGAGATCGACGAGGCGGTCGAGGCCATCGAGACCCTCGAGACCGGCTCGACGATCCAGGTGCCCCTCGGCGGCGGGGCCCACGTCCGTGCCGAGGTCCAGGACATCGACGAGGTCGTCGTCTCCCTCGGCGGCAACTACGCGGCGGAACAGGAGCAGGACGCGGCCATCGACTCCCTGCGAACGAAGCAGGACGCCCTCGACGACCGCATCGAGGAGACGCAGGCGGAGATCGACGAGCTCGAGGACGAGAGCAGCGAGCTCGAACAGCAGGCCCAGCAGATGCAACAGCAGATGCAACAACAGCAGATGCAGCAGCTGCAGCAGCAGGCCGACGACGAGTAA
- a CDS encoding alpha/beta fold hydrolase, which translates to MPSAVNGSVSIRYEIAGEGPAVVFVGDVGLGVWQFAWQHGAIAGPYAAVTPEPRWIDRSDEPAGPYAFDDLVGDLEAVIAEVGSRSVHLVGYGFGGLIAIATAMDSARVRSLAVIGTPADGDALDPDSLWTDPTDRAAVEASTTALLSDRFRTAHPDAVDRIVDWRIAEDAPPETAAAQRAALADADRSDRLYELTVPTLVLHGTADAVCPVEHGRRLADGLPRGTFRPIEDVGHLAGIEASGALNDALLGWLADHADRDED; encoded by the coding sequence GTGCCATCTGCCGTCAACGGGTCCGTGTCGATCCGGTACGAGATTGCGGGGGAGGGACCGGCGGTCGTGTTCGTCGGCGACGTCGGGCTGGGCGTCTGGCAATTCGCCTGGCAACACGGCGCGATCGCCGGTCCGTACGCCGCGGTGACGCCCGAGCCCCGGTGGATCGATCGGTCGGACGAGCCCGCGGGCCCGTACGCCTTCGACGACCTCGTGGGCGACCTGGAGGCCGTCATCGCCGAGGTCGGCAGCCGATCGGTCCACCTCGTGGGGTACGGGTTCGGCGGTCTGATCGCGATCGCGACCGCGATGGATTCCGCCCGCGTTCGGAGTCTGGCCGTCATCGGCACGCCGGCCGACGGCGACGCGCTGGATCCGGACTCCCTATGGACCGACCCGACGGACCGTGCCGCGGTCGAGGCGTCCACGACCGCGCTGTTATCCGACCGGTTCCGCACGGCGCACCCCGACGCAGTCGACCGGATCGTCGACTGGCGGATCGCGGAGGACGCGCCGCCGGAGACGGCTGCGGCCCAGCGAGCGGCGTTGGCCGACGCCGACCGATCCGACCGGTTGTACGAGCTCACCGTGCCGACGCTCGTGCTTCACGGAACCGCCGACGCGGTCTGTCCGGTCGAGCACGGCCGCCGGCTCGCCGACGGGCTTCCGCGGGGAACGTTTCGGCCGATCGAGGACGTCGGTCACCTCGCCGGGATCGAGGCCTCGGGCGCGCTCAACGACGCGCTCCTCGGCTGGCTCGCCGACCACGCCGACCGGGACGAGGACTGA
- the ftsY gene encoding signal recognition particle-docking protein FtsY: MFDGLKDKLNDFRKDVEETTEEESDAAADASDSASADAAADPAAGEAADATDATSATGAASDDPAAETDASADGAEPSTFQRAKAFATGRIIIEEEDLEDPLWNLEMALLESDVEMSVAEAILNTVRETMLGETRKQVETTGELVEEALHDALLDVIAVGQFDFEERIAEADKPVTIVFTGVNGVGKTTSIAKLSEWLADRGYSSVLANGDTYRAGANEQIREHADRLDRKLISHEQGGDPAAVIYDGLEYAKANDVDVVLGDTAGRLHTSDDLMSQLEKIDRVVDPDLTLFVDEAVAGQDAVTRAEEFNEAAEVDGAILTKADADSSGGAAISIAYVTGKPILFLGTGQGYDDLERFDPERLVDRLLGDDEA; this comes from the coding sequence GTGTTTGACGGACTGAAGGACAAGCTGAACGACTTCCGCAAGGACGTCGAGGAGACCACGGAGGAGGAGAGCGATGCGGCCGCCGACGCGTCGGACTCCGCATCGGCCGACGCGGCTGCGGACCCAGCCGCGGGCGAGGCTGCCGACGCCACGGACGCCACCAGCGCTACCGGCGCCGCGAGCGACGACCCGGCAGCCGAGACGGACGCGTCCGCCGACGGGGCGGAGCCGAGCACCTTCCAGCGCGCGAAGGCGTTCGCGACCGGCCGCATCATCATCGAGGAGGAGGACCTCGAGGACCCGCTGTGGAACCTCGAGATGGCGCTGCTCGAAAGCGACGTCGAGATGAGCGTCGCGGAGGCGATCCTCAACACCGTTCGCGAGACGATGCTCGGCGAGACGCGCAAGCAGGTCGAGACGACCGGCGAGCTCGTCGAGGAGGCGCTGCACGACGCGCTGCTGGACGTGATCGCGGTCGGCCAGTTCGACTTCGAGGAGCGGATCGCCGAGGCCGACAAGCCAGTCACCATCGTCTTCACCGGCGTCAACGGCGTGGGCAAGACCACCTCGATCGCGAAGCTCTCGGAGTGGCTCGCCGACCGCGGTTACTCCTCGGTGCTTGCCAACGGCGACACCTATCGGGCCGGCGCGAACGAACAGATCCGCGAGCACGCCGACCGGCTCGACCGCAAGCTCATCAGCCACGAGCAGGGCGGCGACCCGGCGGCCGTGATCTACGACGGCCTGGAGTACGCGAAGGCCAACGACGTCGACGTCGTCCTCGGCGACACGGCCGGCCGGCTCCACACCTCGGACGACCTGATGTCCCAGCTCGAGAAGATCGACCGCGTCGTCGATCCCGACCTCACGCTGTTCGTCGACGAGGCGGTCGCCGGACAGGACGCGGTCACCCGCGCGGAGGAGTTCAACGAGGCGGCCGAGGTCGACGGCGCCATTCTCACCAAGGCCGACGCCGACTCCTCCGGCGGGGCAGCGATCTCCATCGCGTACGTCACCGGCAAGCCGATCCTCTTTCTCGGCACCGGCCAGGGCTACGACGACCTCGAGCGGTTCGACCCCGAGCGGCTGGTCGATCGGCTCCTCGGCGACGACGAGGCGTAG
- a CDS encoding acyl-CoA dehydrogenase family protein — protein sequence MLDYVGLEAELGEEERMIRDTARRFVDERVRPEIGDHFEEGTFPTDLIPEMGELGFYAPNLEGYGSPNVSETAYGLLMQELEAGDSGLRSMASVQGALVMYPIHAFGSEDQKEEWLPDLGTGEAVGCFGLTEPEHGSNPSNMETHAEQDGDEYVLNGTKTWITNSPIADVAVVWARDRSATDGDADDAPVRGFLVETDRDGVTTNKITEKLSLRASITGEIDLQDVRVPESNVLPDVEGMKGPLSCLTQARYGIAWGAVGAARDCFETAREYATDREQFGGPIARFQLQQQKLAEMATEITTSQLLAHRLAELKERGDLRPQHVSMAKRNNVRMAREQSRVAREMLGGNGITTDYSPMRHLANLETVYTYEGTHDIHTLILGQDLTGIAAFE from the coding sequence ATGCTCGATTACGTGGGACTCGAGGCGGAGCTGGGCGAGGAGGAGCGAATGATCCGGGACACGGCCCGCCGCTTCGTCGACGAGCGGGTCCGCCCCGAGATCGGCGATCACTTCGAGGAGGGAACGTTCCCGACCGATCTCATTCCCGAGATGGGGGAGCTCGGGTTCTACGCGCCGAATCTCGAGGGATACGGCTCGCCGAACGTCTCGGAGACGGCCTACGGGCTGTTGATGCAGGAGCTCGAGGCCGGCGACTCGGGGCTGCGGTCGATGGCCAGCGTTCAGGGCGCGCTCGTGATGTACCCCATCCACGCCTTCGGTAGCGAGGACCAGAAGGAAGAGTGGCTTCCCGACCTCGGCACGGGCGAGGCGGTCGGCTGCTTCGGACTCACCGAACCCGAGCACGGGTCGAACCCGTCGAACATGGAGACGCACGCGGAGCAGGACGGCGACGAATACGTGCTCAACGGCACGAAGACGTGGATCACGAACTCACCCATCGCGGACGTCGCGGTCGTCTGGGCACGGGACCGCTCGGCGACGGACGGCGACGCCGATGACGCCCCGGTCCGCGGTTTCCTCGTCGAGACCGACCGGGACGGCGTAACGACCAACAAGATCACGGAGAAGCTGTCGCTGCGGGCGTCGATCACCGGCGAGATCGACCTGCAGGACGTCCGCGTTCCCGAGTCCAACGTCCTCCCCGACGTCGAGGGGATGAAGGGCCCGCTGTCGTGTCTCACGCAGGCCCGCTACGGCATCGCATGGGGTGCCGTGGGCGCCGCGCGCGACTGTTTCGAGACGGCTCGGGAGTACGCGACCGACCGCGAGCAGTTCGGCGGCCCGATCGCCAGATTCCAGCTGCAACAGCAGAAGCTTGCCGAGATGGCCACCGAGATCACGACGAGCCAGCTGCTCGCCCATCGACTCGCCGAGCTGAAGGAACGCGGCGACCTGCGTCCGCAACACGTCTCGATGGCGAAGCGGAACAACGTCCGGATGGCCCGCGAGCAGTCCCGGGTGGCCCGCGAGATGCTCGGCGGCAACGGGATCACCACCGACTACTCGCCGATGCGGCACCTCGCGAACCTGGAGACGGTCTACACCTACGAGGGAACCCACGACATCCACACCCTCATTCTGGGCCAGGATCTCACCGGGATCGCGGCCTTCGAGTAG
- the rpl18a gene encoding 50S ribosomal protein L18Ae produces MSHFTVSGRFRTRHGHQEFTKTVEAPNEDVARDRLYTLIGSQHGVKRTKIQLDGIEAAEEAAA; encoded by the coding sequence ATGAGTCACTTCACGGTTAGCGGACGGTTCCGAACGCGCCACGGCCACCAGGAGTTCACCAAGACGGTCGAGGCCCCGAACGAGGACGTCGCTCGCGACCGCCTGTACACCCTGATCGGGAGCCAGCACGGCGTCAAACGAACGAAGATCCAGCTCGACGGGATCGAAGCCGCCGAGGAGGCCGCAGCATGA
- a CDS encoding translation initiation factor IF-6, giving the protein MLRTSFVGSSYVGVFARVTDDVLLVRPDIDDDLQSDLGAELEATVVPTTVGGSNTVGALATGNENGVVVSERATEREQRRIEEGADREVRELPGTLNAAGNVILANDYGAYVHPDLDREAVRLVRDVLEVPVQRGDLGDVRTVGTAAVANNTGALCHPNSREAELEAIEEHLDVYADLGTINYGGPLVGSGLVANDAGYVVGEDTTGPELGRIEDTLGFVE; this is encoded by the coding sequence GTGCTACGGACGTCCTTCGTCGGGTCGTCGTACGTCGGCGTGTTCGCACGGGTCACGGACGACGTCCTCCTGGTACGACCGGACATCGACGACGACCTGCAGTCGGATCTGGGCGCGGAGCTGGAGGCGACCGTCGTCCCCACCACCGTGGGCGGGTCAAACACCGTCGGCGCGCTCGCGACGGGCAACGAGAACGGCGTCGTCGTCTCCGAACGGGCCACCGAGCGTGAGCAACGACGCATCGAGGAGGGTGCCGACCGCGAGGTCCGTGAACTCCCCGGCACGCTCAACGCCGCCGGCAACGTGATCCTGGCGAACGATTACGGCGCGTACGTTCACCCCGATCTCGACCGGGAGGCCGTCCGGCTCGTCCGCGACGTCCTCGAGGTTCCGGTCCAGCGCGGCGACCTCGGCGACGTCAGGACCGTCGGCACCGCGGCGGTGGCGAACAACACGGGGGCGCTGTGCCACCCGAACTCCCGGGAGGCGGAGCTCGAGGCGATCGAGGAGCACCTCGACGTCTACGCCGACCTCGGAACGATCAACTACGGCGGCCCGCTGGTCGGGTCCGGACTCGTCGCCAACGACGCCGGCTACGTCGTCGGCGAGGACACGACCGGCCCGGAGCTCGGACGCATCGAGGACACGCTCGGCTTCGTCGAGTGA
- a CDS encoding DUF7853 family protein, with amino-acid sequence MTTSAHEGSTTLDLSRKGAWVAHAALVRSGREATEAGETQPVERRLLEKIEDDEPFDAAELSALRDALVSYLGDAPVRDRAPGRDVLRTVTAAIGRASGV; translated from the coding sequence ATGACGACATCAGCTCACGAGGGGTCGACGACCCTCGACCTCTCCCGGAAGGGGGCATGGGTCGCACACGCCGCGCTCGTTCGCTCGGGACGCGAGGCGACTGAGGCGGGTGAGACCCAGCCGGTCGAACGTCGGCTGCTCGAAAAGATCGAGGACGACGAGCCGTTCGATGCGGCCGAGCTCTCCGCGCTGCGTGACGCGCTGGTGTCGTATCTCGGGGATGCGCCGGTCCGGGACCGGGCGCCGGGTCGGGACGTGTTGCGGACGGTTACCGCCGCGATCGGCAGGGCGTCGGGCGTGTGA
- a CDS encoding type 1 glutamine amidotransferase, whose product MTRLRVALLNAAHDAANTRRNFRRELDADLVEFHAAEGELPDGYDFDAVVITGSRSSVYWDEAWIPPLVEYVATATDRGIPTLGICYGHQVLAEALGGRVAGMDDFELGYSEITHHGDEIFAGIDEEFTVFTSHGDAVVDLPPGAELLAENEYGVHAFRAGHNWGLQFHPEYDMETAADVADGKRDRIGDARVDAAIAEITPENYEAACEAKQVFENFTDHVRRVSEDAGRSRRTERSVAGSSADD is encoded by the coding sequence ATGACACGACTCCGCGTCGCACTGCTCAACGCGGCCCACGACGCCGCGAACACCCGTCGGAACTTCCGGCGGGAGCTGGACGCCGACCTCGTCGAGTTCCACGCCGCCGAGGGGGAGCTGCCCGACGGGTACGACTTCGACGCCGTCGTCATCACCGGGTCCCGTTCCTCCGTCTACTGGGACGAGGCGTGGATCCCGCCGCTGGTCGAGTACGTCGCCACCGCGACCGACCGGGGGATCCCGACGCTGGGGATCTGTTACGGTCACCAGGTGCTCGCGGAGGCGCTCGGCGGGCGGGTCGCCGGGATGGACGATTTCGAGCTCGGCTACTCGGAGATCACCCACCACGGCGACGAGATCTTCGCGGGGATCGACGAGGAGTTCACCGTCTTCACCTCCCACGGGGATGCCGTCGTCGATCTGCCGCCCGGCGCCGAGCTCCTCGCGGAGAACGAGTACGGGGTGCACGCCTTCCGTGCCGGCCACAACTGGGGGCTGCAGTTCCACCCCGAGTACGATATGGAGACCGCGGCCGACGTCGCCGACGGGAAGCGCGACCGGATCGGCGACGCCCGCGTCGACGCCGCGATAGCGGAGATCACGCCCGAGAACTACGAGGCGGCCTGTGAGGCCAAGCAGGTCTTCGAGAACTTCACCGACCACGTTCGGCGGGTCTCCGAGGACGCCGGTCGCTCGCGGCGAACCGAGCGATCGGTCGCCGGATCGAGCGCGGACGACTGA
- a CDS encoding 50S ribosomal protein L39e translates to MGKKSKAKKKRLAKKERQNQRVPAWVMMKTNMNVTRNPKRRNWRRSDLDE, encoded by the coding sequence ATGGGTAAGAAATCGAAGGCCAAGAAGAAGCGTCTGGCCAAGAAGGAGCGCCAGAACCAGCGCGTCCCGGCGTGGGTTATGATGAAGACGAACATGAACGTCACCCGCAACCCCAAGCGGCGTAACTGGCGGCGCAGCGACCTCGACGAGTAG
- a CDS encoding signal recognition particle protein Srp54, whose protein sequence is MVLDDLGSSLRGTLDTLQGKSRLSEDDVEEIVKEIQRSLLSADVDVSLVMELSDAIETRALEEEPPGGTTARDHVLKIVYEELVDLVGDSTELPLESQTILLAGLQGSGKTTSAAKMAWWFSKKGLRPAVIQTDTFRPGAYDQAKQMCERAEVEFYGDPDGEDPVQIARDGLEATADADVHIVDTAGRHALEDDLIAEIEAIETTVDPDRSLLVLDAAIGQGAKEQARQFEQSIGIEGVVITKLDGTAKGGGALTAVNETDSSIAFLGTGETVQDIERFEPSGFISRLLGMGDLKQLSERVERAMAETGDEEEDWDPEDLLEGNFTLKDMQKQMETMNKMGPLDQVMDMIPGLGGGMMDQLPDDAMDVTQNRMRDFEVAMDSMTDEELENPRIIGQSRVERIVRGSGIEEETVRELLEQHKMMERTISQFQGMGDGDMQRMMKKLEQGGGGGGLGGMMGGGKGPFG, encoded by the coding sequence ATGGTACTCGACGATCTGGGGAGTTCCCTCCGTGGCACGCTCGACACGCTGCAGGGGAAGTCCCGATTGAGCGAGGACGACGTCGAGGAGATCGTCAAGGAGATCCAGCGGTCGCTCCTGTCGGCCGACGTCGACGTCTCCCTCGTGATGGAGCTGTCGGACGCGATCGAAACGCGCGCGCTCGAGGAGGAGCCCCCCGGCGGAACGACCGCCCGCGACCACGTCCTCAAGATCGTCTACGAGGAGCTCGTGGATCTGGTCGGCGACTCCACCGAGCTGCCCCTGGAGTCACAGACGATCCTGCTTGCGGGCCTGCAGGGGTCGGGGAAGACGACCTCCGCCGCCAAGATGGCCTGGTGGTTCTCGAAGAAGGGACTCCGTCCCGCGGTGATCCAGACGGACACCTTCCGTCCGGGCGCCTACGACCAGGCCAAGCAGATGTGCGAGCGGGCGGAGGTCGAATTCTACGGCGACCCCGACGGGGAGGACCCCGTACAGATCGCCCGCGACGGCCTCGAGGCGACCGCCGACGCGGACGTTCACATCGTCGACACCGCCGGTCGCCACGCGCTCGAGGACGACCTCATCGCGGAGATCGAGGCGATCGAGACCACCGTCGACCCCGACCGGTCGCTGCTGGTGCTCGACGCGGCGATCGGTCAGGGTGCCAAGGAGCAGGCGCGCCAGTTCGAGCAGTCGATCGGCATCGAGGGCGTCGTCATCACCAAGCTGGACGGGACCGCCAAGGGTGGAGGCGCCCTCACCGCGGTCAACGAGACCGACTCCTCGATCGCCTTCCTCGGGACCGGCGAGACGGTCCAGGACATCGAGCGGTTCGAACCCTCCGGGTTCATCTCCCGGCTGCTCGGGATGGGCGATCTCAAGCAACTCTCCGAGCGCGTCGAACGCGCGATGGCCGAGACCGGCGACGAGGAGGAGGACTGGGACCCCGAGGACCTCCTGGAGGGGAACTTCACCCTGAAGGACATGCAAAAGCAGATGGAGACGATGAACAAGATGGGGCCGCTCGACCAGGTGATGGACATGATCCCCGGACTGGGCGGCGGGATGATGGACCAGCTGCCCGACGACGCGATGGACGTCACCCAAAACCGGATGCGTGACTTCGAGGTGGCGATGGACTCGATGACCGACGAGGAACTCGAGAACCCGCGGATCATCGGCCAGTCGCGCGTCGAACGCATCGTCCGCGGCTCCGGCATCGAGGAGGAGACGGTCCGGGAGCTGCTCGAACAGCACAAGATGATGGAACGCACCATCTCGCAGTTCCAGGGGATGGGCGACGGCGACATGCAGCGGATGATGAAGAAGCTCGAACAGGGCGGCGGTGGCGGCGGCCTCGGCGGGATGATGGGCGGCGGCAAGGGGCCGTTCGGCTGA
- a CDS encoding ribosome biogenesis/translation initiation ATPase RLI, with product MADDSIAVVDLDRCQPDRCNYECMNYCPPNRTGKECITLRGEDAADGDPDQVHISEEICLGETCGICVEKCPFDAIEIINLPSELAEDPVHRYGENAFSLYGLPVPESGSVTGILGPNGIGKSTAVHALAGELTPNLGQHGEDEPGWEAVIDRFRGTELQTYLETLQGGSISVARKPQYVDQIPKQFDGNTRDLLERTDERGALDDLIDRLQIRPVMDQDIDSISGGELQRVAIAACLARDADFYFLDEITPYLDIGQRMTAARLIRELAADDDRSMLVVEHDLAILDLLADTLHVAYGEPGAYGVITDPKSVRNGINEYLKGYLDNENMRIRPDSITFEEHAPRVSSKENVLVEYPDLRKSYGAGEFSLEVDGGTIYESEVLGVVGPNGIGKSTLAKLFAGSLEPDEGSLEFALDIAYKPQYIEIDQPIRVDAFLSSITDRVGTSYWNTEIADPLQLDRIMEQNLTDLSGGERQRVAIAACLSEDADLYVLDEPSAHLDVEQRVQATSAIRRYAENHDATVLVIDHDIYVMDLLADRLMVFDGAPADHGHAKSPQEMRAGMNDFLSDLDITFRRDERTGRPRINKPESQKDREQKRTGEYYYSV from the coding sequence ATGGCGGACGACAGCATCGCGGTCGTCGACCTGGACCGCTGCCAGCCCGACCGGTGTAACTACGAGTGTATGAACTACTGCCCGCCCAACCGGACGGGCAAGGAGTGCATCACGCTGCGCGGGGAGGACGCCGCCGACGGCGACCCCGACCAGGTCCACATCTCCGAGGAGATCTGCCTGGGCGAGACCTGCGGAATCTGCGTCGAGAAGTGCCCCTTCGACGCGATCGAGATCATCAACCTCCCGTCCGAGCTCGCGGAGGACCCCGTGCACAGATACGGCGAGAACGCCTTCTCGTTGTACGGCCTGCCGGTCCCCGAGTCGGGATCGGTGACGGGGATCCTCGGTCCGAACGGGATCGGGAAATCGACGGCGGTCCACGCGCTTGCCGGCGAGCTGACGCCGAACCTGGGCCAGCACGGCGAGGACGAGCCGGGCTGGGAGGCCGTCATCGACCGGTTCCGGGGCACCGAGCTCCAGACGTACCTCGAGACGCTGCAGGGGGGTTCGATCTCCGTCGCACGGAAACCGCAGTACGTCGACCAGATCCCCAAGCAGTTCGACGGCAACACGCGCGACCTGCTCGAACGGACCGACGAGCGCGGGGCGCTCGATGACCTCATCGACCGGCTGCAGATCCGGCCCGTGATGGACCAGGACATCGACTCGATCTCCGGCGGCGAGCTCCAGCGCGTGGCGATCGCCGCCTGTCTGGCCCGCGACGCCGACTTCTACTTCCTCGACGAGATCACGCCCTACCTCGACATCGGCCAGCGGATGACCGCGGCCCGACTCATCCGCGAGCTCGCCGCGGACGACGACCGGTCGATGCTGGTCGTCGAACACGATCTGGCGATCCTGGATCTGCTCGCGGACACCCTCCACGTCGCCTACGGGGAGCCCGGCGCCTACGGCGTGATCACGGACCCGAAGTCGGTCAGAAACGGGATCAACGAGTACCTGAAGGGCTACCTCGACAACGAGAACATGCGGATCCGTCCGGACTCCATCACCTTCGAGGAGCACGCCCCGCGGGTCTCCTCGAAGGAGAACGTGCTCGTGGAGTATCCGGATCTCCGGAAGTCCTACGGCGCGGGCGAGTTCTCGCTCGAGGTCGACGGCGGAACCATCTACGAGTCCGAAGTGCTGGGCGTCGTCGGGCCGAACGGGATCGGGAAGTCCACGCTCGCCAAGCTGTTCGCGGGATCGCTCGAGCCGGACGAAGGATCCCTGGAGTTCGCGCTCGACATCGCCTACAAGCCGCAGTACATCGAGATCGACCAGCCGATCCGGGTCGACGCGTTTCTCTCGTCGATCACCGACCGCGTCGGTACCTCCTACTGGAACACGGAGATCGCCGACCCGCTCCAGCTCGACCGGATCATGGAGCAGAACCTCACGGACCTGTCGGGCGGCGAGCGCCAACGCGTCGCCATCGCCGCGTGCCTCTCCGAGGATGCCGACCTGTACGTCCTCGACGAGCCCTCCGCACACCTCGACGTCGAACAGCGCGTGCAGGCGACCTCGGCGATCCGCCGCTACGCCGAGAACCACGACGCGACCGTGCTCGTCATCGACCACGACATCTACGTGATGGACCTGCTCGCGGACCGCCTGATGGTCTTCGACGGCGCGCCCGCCGACCACGGCCACGCGAAGTCGCCACAGGAGATGCGCGCCGGGATGAACGACTTCCTGTCGGACCTGGATATCACCTTCCGGCGCGACGAGCGAACCGGTCGCCCGCGCATCAACAAACCCGAATCACAGAAGGACCGCGAGCAGAAGCGGACGGGCGAGTACTACTACTCAGTCTGA
- a CDS encoding EMC6-like membrane protein encodes MSDDSGITGHARGVVVTTIACLAGIGAAIVSAGYVGTSPADGGSTTALIVLAGTVLVQFPILKVIGVDVTDFGVKDTLYVAFMTFTLWFISYAILLNAGVQL; translated from the coding sequence ATGAGCGACGACTCGGGGATCACGGGTCACGCCCGCGGCGTGGTCGTCACGACGATCGCCTGCCTGGCCGGGATCGGTGCGGCGATCGTCTCGGCCGGCTACGTCGGGACGTCCCCGGCCGACGGGGGATCGACGACGGCACTGATCGTCCTGGCAGGGACCGTGCTCGTGCAGTTCCCGATCCTGAAGGTGATCGGCGTCGACGTCACCGACTTCGGCGTGAAGGACACGCTCTACGTGGCGTTTATGACCTTCACGCTGTGGTTCATCTCGTACGCGATCCTTCTGAACGCGGGGGTGCAACTGTAG
- a CDS encoding 50S ribosomal protein L31e yields MSTNDFEERVITVPIGGISDKPVQQRADYAMRTIRSHLAQHFSVEEDDVRLDPNINEAVWANGRQNPPSDLRVRAARFVEDEEPIVEAEHAE; encoded by the coding sequence ATGAGCACCAACGACTTCGAGGAACGCGTCATCACGGTCCCGATCGGCGGCATCTCGGACAAGCCCGTCCAGCAGCGCGCCGACTACGCGATGCGGACGATCCGGTCGCATCTCGCACAGCACTTCTCGGTCGAGGAGGACGACGTCCGCCTGGACCCGAACATCAACGAGGCGGTCTGGGCCAACGGTCGACAGAACCCGCCGAGCGACCTCCGCGTCCGCGCCGCACGATTCGTCGAGGACGAGGAGCCGATCGTCGAAGCAGAGCACGCGGAGTAA